In Thalassotalea fonticola, a single genomic region encodes these proteins:
- the rraB gene encoding ribonuclease E inhibitor RraB, with the protein MTEQSDTRLNAEELNELQEWYAHTEALVNELLEDGSNDEAMHTIEHHFASSSFEVLESAAIAAFKLGLEVEEPEEAVLENGARVFAFDIVTEQYLDEEDIKVETKAMFELAKKCNVDYDGWGTYFEE; encoded by the coding sequence ATGACAGAGCAAAGCGATACAAGATTAAATGCAGAAGAATTAAACGAATTACAAGAATGGTATGCTCATACAGAAGCGCTAGTAAATGAATTACTTGAAGATGGTTCGAACGATGAAGCCATGCATACCATCGAACACCACTTTGCCAGCTCAAGCTTTGAAGTGCTTGAGTCTGCAGCGATTGCAGCATTTAAACTTGGCTTAGAAGTTGAAGAACCAGAAGAAGCAGTGTTAGAAAATGGCGCTCGAGTTTTCGCTTTTGACATTGTTACAGAGCAATACCTTGATGAAGAAGATATCAAAGTAGAAACTAAAGCAATGTTCGAACTGGCGAAAAAATGTAATGTAGATTACGATGGTTGGGGAACTTACTTCGAAGAGTAG
- a CDS encoding VOC family protein, which yields MIEQADKTLCHISIGTNKLAKASEFYDALLPTLGINRVVEHEQAVAYGKNNYPTFWLQIPYDQQQASVGNGSHIGFMASNKQQVNNFYQLALDLGATCNGKPGARSEYGEPYYGCFVIDLDGHRIEASFWDVELAKKIYAKNP from the coding sequence ATGATTGAACAAGCTGACAAAACTCTTTGTCATATCTCCATAGGTACCAACAAACTTGCAAAAGCAAGCGAATTTTATGATGCATTGTTACCTACATTAGGCATCAATCGAGTAGTTGAGCATGAGCAAGCCGTTGCTTATGGAAAGAATAATTATCCAACATTTTGGCTGCAAATTCCTTATGACCAACAACAAGCTTCTGTTGGTAATGGCTCACATATAGGTTTTATGGCAAGCAATAAACAGCAGGTAAATAATTTTTATCAGTTAGCATTAGACTTGGGTGCCACTTGTAATGGTAAACCTGGAGCGAGATCTGAATACGGAGAACCGTATTATGGTTGTTTTGTTATAGACCTTGATGGACACAGAATTGAGGCAAGTTTTTGGGATGTAGAACTGGCAAAGAAAATATACGCTAAAAATCCCTAA
- a CDS encoding lipid-binding SYLF domain-containing protein — protein MKLILALFAAIAVSGCSSIADTRYEMANNHMNQISNIEEISPGALTEINDAPGFAVFSTAEVNLLVVSTGTGHGAVYNNETGERIYMDVFESGVGVGIGGKDVNTVLVFNTIESLEKFTKDGWVFDNELDATGNGSVVNGEKIGDITLYQSTKTGVNLHAMLKGTRFSKSEYLN, from the coding sequence ATGAAGTTAATTTTGGCTTTATTCGCTGCTATTGCCGTGTCAGGCTGTTCATCTATAGCAGATACTAGATATGAAATGGCAAATAATCATATGAATCAAATTAGTAATATCGAAGAAATTAGTCCTGGAGCACTAACTGAAATCAATGATGCACCAGGTTTTGCGGTATTTAGCACTGCAGAAGTTAACTTGTTGGTTGTATCAACGGGTACTGGTCATGGTGCGGTTTATAATAATGAAACTGGCGAAAGAATTTACATGGATGTGTTTGAGAGTGGTGTTGGTGTAGGGATCGGCGGTAAAGATGTAAACACTGTTTTGGTATTTAATACCATTGAGTCATTAGAGAAATTTACTAAAGATGGCTGGGTTTTTGATAATGAGCTGGATGCTACCGGTAATGGCTCCGTTGTAAACGGTGAAAAAATTGGTGATATAACTCTGTATCAGTCAACAAAGACCGGTGTAAATTTACACGCTATGCTAAAAGGTACGCGGTTTTCAAAAAGTGAATACTTGAATTAA
- a CDS encoding DNA polymerase III subunit chi: MTGQVFFNLLDANSDTESEQDHLTGYLNLACVKAADFYRQNQRVFIFCDDQQMAHKIDELLWAFDANSFVPHNLPGEGLNSGSPVEISWQAPTNNRNILINLSGQVPSFASQFSQIIDFVPTDEALKKLARLRYRAYQQLGFNVSTTPAVQAA, translated from the coding sequence ATGACAGGTCAGGTTTTCTTTAATTTGCTCGACGCAAACAGCGACACTGAAAGTGAACAAGATCACCTGACTGGTTATTTAAATTTAGCCTGCGTAAAAGCCGCTGACTTTTACCGACAAAACCAACGGGTATTTATCTTTTGTGATGACCAACAAATGGCGCACAAAATTGATGAATTACTCTGGGCATTTGATGCTAACAGTTTTGTTCCACATAATTTACCTGGTGAAGGTTTAAATAGTGGTTCGCCCGTTGAAATAAGTTGGCAAGCACCAACGAACAATAGAAATATATTAATTAACTTGTCTGGCCAAGTACCAAGCTTCGCCAGTCAATTCTCACAAATCATCGACTTTGTACCAACAGACGAAGCGCTAAAAAAATTAGCCCGGTTAAGATATCGCGCATATCAACAGCTTGGTTTTAATGTAAGCACAACGCCTGCCGTACAAGCTGCGTAA
- the pepA gene encoding leucyl aminopeptidase codes for MEFSVKSGSPEKQRSACIVVGVYEPRRLSAVAEQLDEISGGYISNLLRRGDLEGKSGQMLLLHQVPNILSERVLLVGCGKERELDERQYRQIISKTISTLNETGSMEAVCFLSELHVKGRDTYWKVRQAVEATQDCLYSFNSLKTRKEEARRPLRKIVFNVPTRRELPMGERAISHGLGIAAGITVCKDVANLPPNICNPAYLAKQAEELATNNDKVSTHVVNEAEMESLGMGSYLAVGRGSVNESLMSVITYNGAGDDSKPIVLVGKGLTFDSGGISLKPGEAMDEMKYDMGGAAGVLGAMNSLVQLDLPINVIGVLAGCENMPDANAYRPGDVLTTMSGQTVEVLNTDAEGRLVLCDALTYVERFEPELVVDVATLTGACVIALGAHATGLLSSHNPLAHELLNASDQSGDRAWRLPLWDDYADQLDSPFADFTNLGGRAAGTITAAVFLSKFTKKYHWAHLDIAGTAWRSGANKGSTGRPVSMLTQFLLNRSGQEQGE; via the coding sequence ATGGAGTTCAGTGTAAAAAGTGGCAGCCCAGAAAAACAACGCAGTGCCTGCATCGTAGTTGGTGTGTATGAGCCACGTCGTTTGTCAGCTGTAGCTGAGCAACTTGATGAGATCAGCGGCGGTTATATTTCTAACCTTTTACGTCGTGGCGATTTAGAAGGTAAATCAGGACAGATGTTATTATTACATCAAGTACCGAATATTCTAAGCGAACGCGTTTTATTAGTAGGTTGTGGCAAAGAGCGTGAGCTGGATGAACGCCAGTATCGTCAAATTATAAGTAAGACTATTAGCACTCTTAACGAAACTGGCTCAATGGAAGCCGTATGTTTCTTATCAGAATTGCACGTTAAAGGCCGAGACACTTACTGGAAAGTTCGTCAAGCAGTTGAAGCAACTCAAGATTGTTTATACAGTTTTAATAGCTTAAAAACTCGTAAAGAAGAAGCACGTCGTCCACTTCGTAAAATAGTTTTCAATGTACCCACTCGTCGTGAATTGCCTATGGGTGAGCGAGCAATCAGTCACGGTTTAGGCATTGCTGCCGGTATTACCGTATGTAAAGACGTTGCAAACTTGCCACCAAACATTTGTAACCCTGCTTACCTTGCTAAACAAGCAGAAGAGTTAGCCACCAATAATGATAAAGTCAGCACTCATGTGGTTAATGAAGCTGAAATGGAAAGCCTGGGCATGGGTTCTTACCTTGCCGTAGGTCGTGGTAGTGTTAATGAATCATTAATGAGCGTAATTACCTACAATGGCGCTGGCGATGATTCAAAACCGATTGTACTTGTTGGTAAAGGTTTAACCTTTGACTCAGGTGGTATTTCATTAAAACCAGGAGAAGCTATGGATGAAATGAAATATGATATGGGTGGAGCTGCCGGCGTATTAGGTGCGATGAACTCACTAGTACAACTTGACTTACCAATTAATGTTATTGGCGTATTAGCGGGCTGTGAAAACATGCCGGATGCCAATGCATACCGTCCAGGCGATGTATTAACCACTATGTCAGGACAAACGGTTGAAGTATTAAATACTGATGCTGAAGGTCGATTGGTTCTTTGTGATGCATTAACTTACGTAGAACGTTTTGAGCCAGAACTTGTTGTCGATGTAGCCACTTTAACCGGTGCTTGTGTTATTGCTCTAGGCGCACATGCCACAGGTTTATTAAGCTCTCATAACCCACTTGCTCATGAGCTACTAAACGCTTCAGATCAAAGTGGTGACAGAGCATGGCGTTTGCCCTTATGGGATGATTACGCTGATCAACTCGACAGTCCATTTGCCGACTTTACCAACTTAGGCGGGCGTGCAGCCGGTACAATTACCGCAGCAGTGTTCCTATCTAAGTTTACTAAAAAGTATCATTGGGCTCATTTAGATATTGCCGGTACCGCATGGCGTAGTGGCGCTAACAAAGGCTCAACGGGCCGTCCGGTTAGTATGCTTACCCAATTCTTGTTAAACCGTAGCGGTCAAGAACAAGGCGAATAA
- the parC gene encoding DNA topoisomerase IV subunit A, producing the protein MSDAIELSLDGIEQLPLRRFTEDAYLNYSMYVIMDRALPHIGDGLKPVQRRIIYAMSELGLHAGAKYKKSARTVGDVLGKFHPHGDSACYEAMVLMAQPFSYRYPLVDGQGNWGAPDDPKSFAAMRYTESKLSKFSELLLSELGQGTVDWAPNFDGTMKEPKTLPARLPHIMLNGITGIAVGMATDIPPHNAREMANACVHLIEQPKAELGDLLEHVQGPDYPTDAEIITPRNDIEKIYQTGRGSIKMRAVYDVEQGDVVITALPHQASGGKILEQIAAQMTAKKLPMVVDLRDESDHENPTRLVIIPRSNRVDIEQLMQHLFATTDLEKNYRVNLNMIGLDNRPAVKNLKQILAEWIEYRRETIRRRLQYRLDKVLARLHILDGLLVAYLNIDEVIAIIREYDDPKAELMSRFSLSKTQAEAILEIKLRQLAKLEEIKIRAEQDELAAERDSLELTLGSKARMNTLMKKEILAAAKDYGDERRSKLIERGEAKALNEKDLMPSEPVTVVVSDKGWARAAKGHDIDASGLSYKAGDEYLCSAKGRSNSPAVFIDSSGRAFATDAHTLPSARSQGEPLTGRFNLAAGETFTQVVMASDEQKYLLASDSGYGFIGNFADMVSRNKNGKALLSLPQGAQVLAPVEVDDIDNQLCLAITTEGRMLLFPLKDLPQLSKGKGNKIIGIPTARAKAREEYVTILTIVGTDEPITLFAGKRKLTLKPSDLEHYRGERGRRGNKLPRGLQRVENISVGNDSDA; encoded by the coding sequence ATGTCTGATGCAATCGAATTGAGTTTAGATGGGATTGAACAACTCCCACTTAGACGATTTACTGAAGATGCCTACCTAAACTATTCTATGTACGTGATCATGGATCGTGCTTTGCCGCATATTGGTGATGGCTTGAAGCCTGTACAACGACGCATTATTTACGCAATGAGCGAACTAGGCTTACATGCCGGCGCTAAATATAAAAAATCTGCGCGTACTGTTGGCGATGTATTAGGTAAATTTCATCCACATGGCGACTCTGCTTGTTATGAAGCTATGGTTTTAATGGCCCAACCTTTTTCATATCGCTATCCATTAGTTGATGGCCAAGGTAACTGGGGGGCACCAGATGATCCTAAATCATTTGCGGCAATGCGTTATACCGAATCAAAACTATCTAAATTTAGTGAGTTATTATTATCTGAGTTAGGCCAAGGCACAGTGGATTGGGCTCCAAACTTTGATGGCACAATGAAGGAGCCAAAAACACTACCAGCTCGTTTACCGCATATTATGTTAAATGGTATTACCGGTATCGCTGTTGGTATGGCGACCGATATTCCACCTCATAACGCCCGTGAAATGGCCAATGCATGTGTGCATTTAATTGAGCAACCTAAAGCCGAGTTAGGCGATTTACTTGAACATGTTCAAGGTCCTGATTATCCAACTGATGCTGAAATTATTACCCCAAGAAATGATATTGAAAAAATATATCAAACCGGTCGTGGTAGTATCAAAATGCGAGCTGTGTATGATGTTGAACAAGGTGATGTTGTTATCACTGCGTTGCCACATCAAGCATCAGGCGGGAAAATTTTAGAGCAAATCGCGGCACAAATGACCGCCAAAAAACTGCCGATGGTAGTTGATTTACGTGATGAATCTGATCATGAAAACCCAACGCGTTTAGTCATAATACCTAGATCAAATCGGGTTGATATAGAGCAGCTAATGCAGCATCTATTTGCCACCACTGATCTAGAGAAAAACTATCGTGTTAACTTAAACATGATTGGTTTGGATAACCGTCCTGCAGTTAAAAATTTAAAACAAATTTTAGCTGAGTGGATTGAATATCGCCGCGAAACAATTCGACGTCGATTGCAGTACCGCTTAGATAAAGTGCTAGCGCGATTGCATATTTTAGATGGCTTATTGGTGGCCTATTTAAACATTGATGAAGTTATTGCGATTATCCGTGAGTATGATGATCCTAAAGCAGAATTAATGAGCCGTTTTTCGTTAAGTAAAACGCAAGCCGAAGCAATTTTAGAAATAAAATTACGTCAATTAGCGAAACTTGAAGAAATTAAAATTCGTGCCGAGCAAGATGAGCTTGCAGCAGAGCGTGATTCACTCGAGCTAACCTTAGGCTCTAAAGCGCGAATGAACACGTTAATGAAAAAAGAAATTTTAGCTGCAGCAAAAGATTATGGTGATGAACGCCGATCAAAACTGATTGAGCGTGGTGAGGCGAAAGCACTGAATGAAAAAGACTTGATGCCATCAGAGCCTGTAACTGTTGTAGTATCTGACAAAGGCTGGGCAAGAGCTGCAAAAGGTCATGATATTGACGCATCAGGATTAAGCTATAAAGCTGGCGATGAATATTTATGTTCAGCCAAAGGGCGAAGTAATAGTCCGGCTGTATTTATTGACTCCAGCGGTAGAGCATTTGCCACCGATGCACATACTCTACCATCTGCTCGAAGCCAAGGTGAACCTCTTACTGGTCGTTTCAACTTAGCTGCCGGCGAAACCTTTACGCAAGTGGTAATGGCCAGTGATGAACAGAAATACTTATTAGCATCAGACAGTGGTTATGGTTTTATCGGTAACTTTGCCGATATGGTCTCGCGTAATAAAAACGGTAAAGCGTTATTAAGCTTACCACAGGGGGCGCAAGTGCTAGCGCCTGTTGAGGTGGATGATATTGACAACCAATTATGTCTGGCAATTACCACAGAAGGCAGAATGCTGTTATTCCCGTTAAAAGATTTACCACAATTGAGTAAAGGCAAGGGGAACAAGATTATTGGTATTCCTACGGCACGCGCAAAAGCGAGAGAAGAGTACGTAACCATTTTAACTATTGTCGGCACTGATGAGCCAATAACACTCTTTGCAGGTAAACGTAAGTTAACCCTTAAACCGAGCGATCTTGAACATTATCGAGGTGAGCGTGGCCGAAGAGGTAATAAACTTCCCCGTGGGTTGCAACGCGTTGAAAACATTTCTGTAGGCAACGATAGCGACGCTTAA
- a CDS encoding valine--tRNA ligase codes for MEKTFNPADIEQTLYSSWEEKGYFSPTTEGDGYCIAIPPPNVTGSLHMGHAFQQTIMDTLIRYQRMQGKSTLWQTGTDHAGIATQMVVERKIGAEEDKTRHDYGRDAFIDKIWEWKEESGGTIGKQMRRLGNSIDWGRERFTMDAGMSNAVQEVFVRLYEDDLIYRGKRLVNWDPKLHTAISDLEVENKDKKGHMWHFRYPLADGVKTADGKNYIVVATTRPETMLGDTGVAVNPDDERYKDLIGKNILLPLVNRLIPIVGDEHADIEKGTGCVKITPAHDFNDNEVGKRHSLPLINIFDSNAAILSAAEIYASNGEVSNAYSPALPQEFAGMDRFVARKAIVAKFEELGLLDEVKDHDLTVPYGDRSGVVIEPLLTDQWYVRAETLAKPAIKAVEDGDIEFVPKQYENMYFAWMRDIQDWCVSRQLWWGHRIPAWYDNTGRVYVGRSEEEVRANNNLDAAVTLSQDNDVLDTWFSSALWTFSTLGWPDNEEAMKKFHSTDVLVTGFDIIFFWVARMIMMTMHFVKDEDGTPQVPFKKVYVTGLIRDENGDKMSKSKGNVIDPLDMIDGIGLEDLLEKRTGNMMQPKLAQKITKLTKKEFPQGIEAHGTDALRFTLAACASTGRDISWDMKRLEGYRNFTNKLWNASRYVLMNTEEHDCGLAGGEMELSLADRWIIGQFQQTVKTVHEAFDSFRFDLASQALYEFTWNQFCDWYLELTKPVLFKGNEAQQRGTRHTLVTVLEALLRLMHPIMPYITETIWQRVVPLTNANFSEDSIMVQSFPQFDAEQLDEQAINDLEWVKSFIIAIRNIRGEMDIAPSKPLPVFLKGVNTEDARRLEDNKPFLSALAKLDTIEVLASDDNGPVSATAVIGDMSVLIPMAGLIDVEAELARLSKAVEKLEKDVARTRGKLSNDNFVSKAPQAVIAKEQEKLAEAESMLAKLAEQKQTISNL; via the coding sequence ATGGAAAAAACATTTAACCCTGCTGATATCGAACAAACGCTTTACTCTTCTTGGGAAGAGAAAGGTTATTTTAGTCCTACTACCGAAGGTGATGGCTATTGTATTGCTATTCCACCACCGAATGTAACGGGTAGCCTACACATGGGCCATGCCTTTCAACAAACGATCATGGATACCTTAATTCGCTATCAACGTATGCAAGGTAAATCAACGTTATGGCAAACGGGTACAGACCATGCGGGCATTGCTACGCAAATGGTGGTTGAGCGAAAAATTGGCGCCGAAGAAGATAAAACCCGTCATGACTATGGTCGTGATGCGTTTATCGATAAAATCTGGGAATGGAAAGAAGAGTCTGGCGGCACTATTGGTAAGCAAATGCGCCGTTTGGGTAATTCAATCGATTGGGGCCGAGAGCGTTTTACCATGGATGCTGGCATGAGCAATGCCGTGCAAGAAGTGTTTGTCCGCTTATATGAAGATGACTTAATTTATCGTGGTAAGCGTTTGGTAAACTGGGATCCTAAATTGCACACTGCAATTTCAGATCTTGAAGTTGAAAACAAAGACAAAAAAGGCCACATGTGGCATTTTCGCTACCCATTAGCAGATGGTGTTAAAACAGCTGATGGCAAAAACTATATTGTTGTTGCCACCACACGTCCAGAAACTATGCTTGGTGATACTGGCGTTGCAGTTAACCCTGATGATGAACGTTATAAGGATTTAATTGGTAAAAATATTTTATTACCATTAGTAAACCGTTTAATTCCTATTGTTGGCGATGAGCATGCTGATATTGAAAAAGGCACGGGGTGTGTAAAAATAACTCCTGCCCATGATTTCAATGATAACGAAGTAGGTAAACGCCACTCGTTACCATTAATTAATATTTTTGATAGCAATGCAGCAATACTATCGGCAGCAGAAATTTATGCCAGTAATGGTGAAGTTTCAAACGCATACAGCCCTGCTCTCCCGCAAGAATTTGCTGGCATGGACAGGTTTGTTGCCCGTAAAGCTATCGTGGCAAAATTCGAAGAACTTGGTCTATTAGATGAAGTAAAAGATCACGACTTAACCGTACCATATGGTGACCGTTCAGGTGTTGTTATTGAGCCACTACTTACAGACCAGTGGTACGTTCGTGCAGAAACTTTAGCCAAACCAGCAATTAAAGCTGTTGAAGATGGCGATATTGAGTTCGTGCCTAAGCAATATGAAAACATGTATTTTGCCTGGATGCGCGACATTCAAGATTGGTGTGTATCTCGTCAACTATGGTGGGGGCACAGAATTCCAGCCTGGTATGACAACACTGGTCGTGTTTATGTTGGTCGTAGCGAAGAGGAAGTACGCGCTAATAATAATTTAGATGCTGCTGTTACGTTATCACAAGATAATGATGTGCTAGATACCTGGTTCTCTTCAGCACTTTGGACATTTTCTACCTTAGGCTGGCCAGACAACGAAGAAGCAATGAAGAAGTTCCATTCAACTGATGTGTTGGTTACTGGTTTCGATATTATCTTCTTCTGGGTTGCCCGTATGATCATGATGACCATGCACTTTGTTAAAGATGAAGACGGCACACCACAAGTACCATTTAAAAAGGTTTATGTTACTGGTCTGATTCGCGATGAAAATGGCGATAAGATGAGTAAATCAAAAGGTAACGTGATCGACCCGTTAGATATGATCGATGGCATTGGCTTAGAAGACTTGCTGGAAAAACGTACTGGTAATATGATGCAGCCCAAACTGGCGCAAAAAATTACAAAATTAACCAAAAAAGAATTTCCACAAGGCATAGAAGCTCACGGTACTGATGCCCTACGCTTTACTTTAGCAGCATGTGCATCTACTGGACGTGACATCAGCTGGGATATGAAGCGCCTTGAAGGTTACCGTAACTTTACGAACAAATTATGGAATGCCAGTCGTTATGTATTAATGAATACAGAAGAGCATGATTGTGGCTTGGCTGGTGGTGAGATGGAATTATCTTTGGCTGATCGTTGGATCATTGGTCAATTCCAGCAAACGGTTAAAACAGTTCATGAGGCATTCGATTCTTTTCGTTTCGATTTAGCGTCACAAGCGTTATATGAGTTCACTTGGAATCAATTCTGTGACTGGTACCTTGAGCTAACTAAACCGGTATTGTTTAAAGGTAATGAAGCACAGCAACGCGGTACTCGTCATACATTAGTGACAGTATTAGAAGCATTATTACGCTTAATGCACCCAATAATGCCTTACATCACCGAAACTATTTGGCAACGCGTCGTACCGCTTACCAATGCTAATTTCAGTGAAGATAGCATTATGGTACAAAGCTTCCCACAATTTGATGCTGAGCAATTAGATGAGCAAGCAATTAACGATTTGGAATGGGTAAAAAGTTTCATTATTGCTATTCGTAATATTCGTGGTGAGATGGATATTGCGCCAAGCAAACCATTACCGGTATTCCTTAAAGGAGTGAATACTGAAGATGCGCGTCGTTTAGAAGACAACAAACCATTTTTAAGTGCGTTAGCGAAATTAGACACTATTGAAGTATTAGCTAGCGATGATAATGGCCCAGTTTCAGCAACTGCCGTAATAGGCGATATGAGCGTGCTTATACCAATGGCAGGTTTAATTGATGTTGAAGCTGAACTGGCACGTTTAAGTAAAGCCGTTGAAAAGCTTGAAAAAGACGTGGCCCGTACCCGTGGTAAATTAAGCAACGATAACTTTGTCAGTAAAGCGCCACAAGCGGTTATTGCTAAAGAACAAGAAAAACTGGCCGAAGCTGAGTCTATGCTAGCTAAGTTAGCTGAGCAAAAACAAACAATTTCCAACCTTTAA
- a CDS encoding DUF481 domain-containing protein, producing MKLKFKLYPAILLVTVASSVLPSVVNAEEASVAPEWPINVPAIPKKFDWILLKNGELVAGDIISMYQDEVEFDSDEFGIVTIKMKDIAQLRSKDVMSIRLDNDEIHEGQLLITEDKVSFIDKPGVSIPRSTLLTVAASEHSDESLWDGNISLGMNFKSGNSERFDYALQANARRLTSTSRTMLSYTGIFAEVEDPETGETVKTEENHRFNTSYDWYYSRNFFFRLPSFEYYTNEFTNIEHQVTLGVAAGYIIYDEPDSKWDVYAGPSVQYTTFDHVAADEEEDDTTPVLVVGTNYERDITDDIEYVFLYNAKFVSEESGSVIHHLETGIDIEVVKDFDIELKAIVDRVEDPIPDENGVLPESDDVLLIVGLEYSF from the coding sequence ATGAAATTAAAATTCAAACTTTATCCAGCTATTTTGCTAGTAACTGTTGCTAGCTCGGTTTTGCCTAGTGTAGTTAATGCAGAAGAAGCTTCAGTTGCACCTGAGTGGCCAATTAATGTGCCGGCAATTCCGAAAAAATTTGACTGGATACTACTAAAAAATGGTGAATTAGTTGCCGGTGATATCATCTCCATGTATCAAGATGAAGTGGAGTTTGATAGCGATGAGTTTGGTATTGTTACCATTAAAATGAAAGACATTGCTCAGCTTAGATCGAAAGATGTTATGAGCATACGCCTAGATAATGATGAAATCCATGAAGGTCAATTATTGATAACTGAAGATAAAGTATCATTTATCGACAAACCAGGAGTATCAATACCTAGAAGTACCTTATTAACCGTTGCAGCATCAGAGCATAGTGATGAGAGCCTTTGGGACGGTAATATAAGCTTAGGTATGAATTTTAAGAGTGGTAACTCTGAGCGTTTTGATTACGCCTTACAAGCTAATGCCAGACGTTTAACATCAACATCTCGAACAATGTTAAGTTACACAGGCATCTTTGCTGAAGTTGAAGATCCGGAAACGGGTGAAACAGTAAAAACTGAAGAGAACCATCGTTTTAATACATCATACGATTGGTATTACTCACGTAATTTTTTCTTCCGTTTACCCAGCTTTGAGTATTATACCAACGAGTTTACTAATATCGAACATCAAGTAACTTTAGGTGTTGCCGCAGGTTACATTATTTATGATGAACCTGACTCTAAATGGGATGTGTATGCCGGTCCGAGTGTTCAATATACCACCTTCGATCATGTTGCTGCAGATGAAGAAGAGGATGATACAACACCAGTATTGGTTGTTGGTACTAATTATGAACGTGATATTACCGACGATATTGAATATGTATTTTTGTACAACGCAAAATTTGTTAGTGAAGAGTCTGGCTCAGTAATTCACCATTTAGAGACAGGTATCGATATTGAAGTGGTTAAAGATTTTGATATTGAGCTAAAAGCCATTGTTGATCGAGTCGAAGATCCGATCCCTGATGAGAATGGTGTGCTACCAGAAAGCGACGATGTATTGTTAATTGTCGGTTTAGAATATTCTTTTTAA
- a CDS encoding 1-acylglycerol-3-phosphate O-acyltransferase, which produces MLAVVRILLVTIALLVICTVSILMCMVIPSNRNKAHYTAQFVGALAKLFGIDVEIRMPKEVEELGPVVYVANHQNNYDIFTVSASLPKRTVSVGKKSLRLIPFFGQMYWFTGNILLDRNNRSKAHGTISATADKIKERKISVWLFPEGTRSYGRGLLPFKTGAFHTAKQAGVPIVPVCVSNTHDMVDLNRWDNGKMIIEFMAPINIDDDSRESIRHIANNTHELMLARITDLSIESGNEIINAETAKAG; this is translated from the coding sequence TTGTTAGCAGTAGTTCGTATTTTATTAGTAACCATCGCACTTTTGGTGATTTGTACCGTATCAATTTTGATGTGTATGGTAATTCCGTCTAACCGTAATAAGGCACACTACACCGCTCAGTTTGTTGGTGCATTGGCGAAACTATTTGGCATTGATGTAGAGATCAGAATGCCAAAAGAAGTCGAAGAGCTAGGCCCCGTTGTGTATGTTGCCAACCATCAAAATAATTACGATATTTTTACTGTAAGTGCGAGTTTACCTAAGCGTACGGTAAGTGTTGGTAAGAAAAGTCTGCGTTTGATCCCATTTTTTGGGCAAATGTATTGGTTTACCGGTAATATTTTGTTGGATAGAAATAATCGCTCTAAAGCCCATGGCACTATTTCTGCGACTGCCGATAAAATTAAAGAACGTAAAATTTCAGTATGGTTGTTTCCTGAAGGCACACGTAGTTATGGTCGTGGTCTGTTACCGTTTAAAACCGGCGCTTTTCATACCGCGAAACAAGCTGGCGTGCCAATAGTACCTGTATGTGTTAGCAATACCCATGATATGGTTGATTTAAACCGCTGGGATAATGGTAAAATGATCATTGAGTTTATGGCACCAATTAATATTGATGACGATTCTCGTGAATCAATTCGTCATATTGCCAATAACACCCACGAATTGATGCTCGCTAGAATTACTGATCTTAGTATTGAATCGGGCAATGAAATAATTAATGCTGAAACAGCAAAAGCAGGATAA